One window of the Crateriforma spongiae genome contains the following:
- a CDS encoding nitrophenyl compound nitroreductase subunit ArsF family protein translates to MSRNGLVVGLLVISSWGTHNAMSQTPVKLQSDRVIAMYFHRTQRCPTCKMMGGYSEQAVTKGFAKQMADGTVEFRMIDYEKKENAGLAQAYNVKGPALIVAQIRSDKVRQYKDLNKIWSLVRVKNKFTAYVQSNVKDYMD, encoded by the coding sequence ATGAGTCGAAACGGTTTAGTCGTTGGCCTGCTGGTCATCTCTTCGTGGGGCACGCATAACGCGATGTCCCAGACACCGGTGAAATTGCAATCGGATCGAGTGATCGCGATGTACTTCCACCGCACCCAACGTTGTCCGACTTGCAAAATGATGGGCGGTTATTCGGAACAAGCGGTTACCAAAGGTTTCGCCAAGCAGATGGCGGATGGAACGGTGGAGTTTCGGATGATTGACTATGAAAAGAAGGAAAACGCTGGACTTGCCCAAGCGTACAACGTCAAGGGACCGGCGTTGATCGTGGCACAGATCAGGTCGGACAAGGTCAGGCAATACAAAGACTTGAACAAGATCTGGAGTCTTGTGCGCGTCAAAAACAAGTTCACAGCGTACGTTCAATCCAATGTCAAAGACTACATGGATTGA
- a CDS encoding aromatic aminobenezylarsenical efflux permease ArsG family transporter: MIVFLTYTVAALYLGFLTSISPCPLATNIAAISYIGSKVDDSRHVIHAGLLYTLGRCLLYIVLAGVLALGSLSMPTVSLWLQKYMHFALGPVFLVLGMLLSGVVVVSFGGGMMSDKLQKRVDAMGIWAAFPLGILFAISFCPTSAAWFFGLLALTFGADSGAISSVTSNVGIELPQESLPGGALLLPLVYGIGTAFPVLVLAFLLAFSAKTVGKTFQVLTQMEWWARKGTGWLFILLGVYFSLAYVFEVSTVSV; the protein is encoded by the coding sequence ATGATTGTCTTTCTGACCTACACCGTTGCCGCGTTGTATTTGGGGTTTCTGACCTCGATCAGTCCCTGTCCGCTGGCAACGAACATCGCAGCGATTTCTTATATCGGAAGCAAGGTTGATGATTCACGCCACGTGATTCATGCCGGCTTGTTGTACACACTTGGGCGGTGCCTGTTGTACATCGTTTTGGCCGGTGTGTTGGCGCTGGGCAGCCTTTCGATGCCAACGGTTTCCTTATGGTTGCAGAAGTACATGCATTTTGCGTTGGGACCCGTGTTCCTTGTTTTAGGCATGTTGCTTTCCGGTGTCGTGGTCGTCTCATTCGGAGGCGGCATGATGAGCGACAAACTGCAAAAGCGAGTGGATGCCATGGGGATCTGGGCGGCTTTTCCGCTCGGGATTTTGTTCGCGATTTCCTTTTGCCCAACGTCCGCCGCTTGGTTTTTTGGGTTGTTAGCACTGACGTTCGGTGCGGATTCTGGAGCGATATCCAGTGTCACGTCGAACGTGGGAATTGAGTTGCCTCAGGAAAGCTTGCCGGGTGGTGCATTGCTCTTGCCACTGGTTTATGGAATCGGAACCGCGTTTCCCGTTCTGGTGTTGGCCTTTTTGTTGGCGTTCAGTGCGAAGACGGTCGGAAAGACGTTTCAAGTGCTGACGCAGATGGAATGGTGGGCCCGTAAGGGCACCGGATGGCTGTTCATTTTGCTGGGCGTCTATTTTTCGCTCGCATACGTCTTTGAGGTTTCAACTGTCTCGGTTTAA
- a CDS encoding C-GCAxxG-C-C family protein: MSNVSRRTVLSSLGLLTGTAMGVAGDPMQLESLPAAIASTSGWAYSPLDAREVGDRAYRIYPEGGCMYAVVGSVVGTLADRFGSPYDGFPIAMMRFGEGGVGGYGSLCGVVNGACALIGLFHSERPKEERAAMISDLAGWYESSVLPMFEPNEPQWADQAVACVSGSVLCHISTSRWCRESGCPIDSLDRKERCRRLAADGAMRVAQMLNHESQRSEILAVRQTNGSSCMECHGPDDMSNARVKMDCAACHDLSDGHP, from the coding sequence ATGTCCAATGTATCGCGACGCACCGTATTGTCGTCGTTGGGATTGTTAACAGGAACCGCCATGGGTGTGGCTGGGGACCCGATGCAATTGGAATCGTTGCCCGCTGCCATCGCGTCGACTTCGGGGTGGGCGTATTCGCCGTTGGACGCTCGGGAGGTCGGCGACCGAGCCTATCGAATCTATCCGGAGGGCGGTTGCATGTATGCGGTGGTTGGCAGCGTGGTCGGCACGTTGGCTGATCGATTTGGATCCCCGTATGACGGTTTTCCAATTGCAATGATGCGGTTTGGCGAAGGCGGTGTTGGCGGGTACGGATCACTCTGTGGCGTCGTCAACGGCGCGTGTGCGTTGATCGGCCTTTTCCATAGCGAAAGACCAAAGGAGGAACGTGCCGCAATGATTTCCGATCTGGCGGGTTGGTATGAATCCAGCGTTTTGCCGATGTTCGAGCCCAACGAACCGCAATGGGCGGACCAGGCGGTGGCTTGTGTTTCCGGATCCGTGCTGTGCCACATTTCGACGTCTCGTTGGTGTCGTGAAAGTGGCTGTCCGATCGACAGTCTGGACCGAAAGGAACGATGTCGACGATTGGCGGCGGATGGTGCCATGAGGGTGGCCCAAATGTTGAACCATGAATCTCAGCGATCGGAGATTCTGGCCGTGCGTCAGACCAATGGATCCTCCTGTATGGAATGTCATGGGCCGGATGACATGAGCAACGCACGAGTGAAAATGGACTGTGCCGCGTGCCACGATCTGAGCGACGGTCATCCGTAA